Below is a window of Manis javanica isolate MJ-LG chromosome 2, MJ_LKY, whole genome shotgun sequence DNA.
aaaaagggggaaaacgcgtgatttcctccgtcctctggtgccggtctcaggcacccgcacACCGGACCCagagggaaaaacacgtgatattctttgtcctcaggcgccggtcccaggcacccgctgaccggtcctgctgctctgcctccctagcaccagggtccctgtccctttaaggcttccaaaaagcactcgccaaaaagagaaaaagaaagggaaaaacgcgcgatttcctctgtactcaagtgccggtctcaggcacccgcccaccggtcccgcagggaaaaacgcgggataatctttgtcttcaggtgccggtcccaggcacccgctcaccggtcctgctgctcttcctccctagcaccggggtccctgtccctttaaggcttacaaaaagcactcgctgaaaagagaaaaaaaaaacaaaggggaaaaacacgtgatttcctctgtcctcaagtgccggtctcaggcacccgaccaccggtcccgcagggaaaaacgcgggataatctttgtcctcaggcgccggtcccaggtacGCGCTCACCgttcccgccaccctgcctccctagcaacggggtccctgtccctttaaggcttccaaaaagcactcgccaaaaaaaaaaaccgctccggtttctttccacccaccgggagccggggggaggggcgcttgggtcccgccgggccggggcttgtatcttacccccttcgcaaggccctgggttcttgcaggtgtggatgtggtctggatgttgtcctgtgtcctgtggtctctattttaggaagatttttctttgttatattttcatagctctatgtgtttttgggaggagatttccactgctctaatcacgccgccatcctggcttcaccccctgatgtatttttgaatttggtttgctaatattttgttgagtatttttgcatctacgttcatcagggatattggtgtgtagttttcctttttggtggggtctttgcctgtttttggtatcagggtaatgttagcctcatagaatgagtttgggagtatcccctcctcttctattttttggtaacctttaaggagaatgggtattatttcttcactgtatgtctgataaaattctgaggtgagtccatctggcccggggttttgttctttggtagttttttgattaccgcttcaatttcgttgctggtaattggtctgtttagattttctgtttctttctgggtcagtcttggaaggttgtatttttctaggaagttgtccatttctcctaggtttcccagcttgttagcatatgggttttcatagtactcactaataattctttgtatttctgttgggtccgtcgtgatttttcctttctcgtttctgatactgttgatatgtgttgactctcttttcctcttaataagtctggctagagggttatctattttgtttattttcttgaagaatcagctcttggtttcattgatttttactattgttttattcttctcaattttatttatttcttctctgatctttattatgtccctccttctgctgatcttaggcctcatttgttcttgtttttccaatttcgataattgtgacattagactatttatttgggattgttcttccttttttaaatatgcctggattgctatatactttcctcttaagactgcttttgctgtatcccacagtagttggggcttactgttgttgttgtcgtttgtttccatatattgctggatctccattttgatttggtcattgattcattgattatttaggagtgtgttgttaagcctccatgtgtttgtgagcctttttgctttctttgtagagtttctttctagttttatgcctttgtggtctgaaaagttggttggtaggatttcagtcttttggaatttactgatgctctttttgtggcctagtatgtggtctattctggagaatgttccatgtgcacttgagaagaatgtgtatcgtgttgcttttggatgtagagttctgtagatgtctattaggtccatctgttctagtgtgttgttcagtgcctctgtgtccttacttattttctgtccggtgaatctgtcctttggagtgagtggtgtgttgaagtctcctagaatgaatgcattgcattctatttcctcctttagttctgttagtatttgtttcaggtatgttggtgctactgaattgggtgcatatatatttataatggttatatcctcttgctggactgagccctttatcattatgtaatgtccttctttgtcttttgttactttctttattttgaagtctgttttgtctgataccagaattgcaacagctgctttcttctctgtgttgtttgcatgaaatatgtttttccatccgttgactttttggtctgtgcttgtctttgggtttaaggtgagtttcttgtaagcagcatatagatgggtcttgcttttttatccattctattactctgtgtcttttgattggtgcattcagtccatttacatttagggtgattattgagaggtatgaacttattgccattgcaggctttaagtttgtggttaccaaaggttcagcgttagcttctttactatcttactgtctaagttagctcgcttgttgagctattataaacgcggtttgatgcttctttatttctctcccttcttattcctcctcctcccttcttcatatgttgggtgttctgttctgtgctctttttaggagtgctcccatctagagcagtccctgtaggatgccctgtagaggtggtttgtgggaggcaaattccctcaacttttgctggtctgggaattattttatccctccttcatatttaaattatattcgtgctggatgcagtagtcttggttcaaggcccttctgtttcattgcattaagtatatcatgtgattctcttctggcctgtaggatttctgttgagaagtctgatgatagcctgatgggttttcctttggaggtaaccttttttttctctctggctgcctttaatactttgcccttgtctttgatctttgccattttaattattatgtgtcttggtgttgccctccttggatcccttgtcatgggagttctgtgtacctgtgtggtctgagaggccatttcttcccctagtttggggaagtttttggcaagtatttcttcaagacactttctatccctttttctctctcttcttctggtacccctataatgcatatattgttccttttcaattggtcactcagctctcttagaatgctttcattcctggagatccttttatctctctctgcatcagcttctctgcgttcctgttctctgttttctagtcgaTTAATGGTCTCTTACATCTCgcccattctgttttgaagtccttccagagcttgttttatttctgtattctccttccttagttcttgcatatttctctgtaagtccatcagcatggttatgacttttgttttgaattctttttcaggaagactggttaaatctatctccccaggatcCTTCTCAGGGggagatgtagcagatgccaaagctgtctttgttagtcttgtctggatcatatttttttgccttttcatgttgacaggtgctaatgactgtcagctgggagggccaaacttttcacttgctactggcctttctttacttggACAACTgggacccctagtggcttgtgttgggtaattgcgtgtagactgggtctttttGTCCTGCCCggccgatatggagaaaactccctttctgagggcggggcttgccttaggctgcttctccgCTTTCACAGTGTGGAGGGGTAATCGACGGGGCGGTTGCTTGGCTGTTtgcctccgtgaggggtctcggAGCTGTTGCCCacggggttagtgcgcccggttttccctctaatttccagccactgggctgtgatctGTGTTgtatccgtccagctgttatgtccctgtccctttaagactttcaaaaagcagtcgcttttctttgtcacgccctcgcttttctttgtcacaggggcatcagcttccgAACcagctcagaggtcttgctgccctatttccctagtttccagccctccatgcatgcactgtgtctgtgctctggtgcgggtggctggggctgggtgtttagcagtcctgggctccctctccctcccgctgggagctgggtggAGGTGTGCTCGGGTTGTGCCGggtcggggcttgtatcttacccctttcaccaagcgctgggctctcgcacgagtggatgtagtctggctgttgtcctgtgtcttctggtctctcttttaggattagttgtatttgttgtattttcaaaaatatatatgtttttgggaggagattcccactgtcctactcacgccgccatgttggctccgcctatctccttgtccttgatctttgccattttaattattatgtgtctttgtgttctCCTCCTTGGAtcatttctgttgggggttctgtgtatttccatggtctgttggattatttcctcccacagtttggggaagttttcagtaataatttcttccaagatactttccatccctttttctctctcttcttcttctggtacccctataatatggatattgttccttttggattggtcacacagttctcttaatattgttgcATTCcgggagatccttttatctctctctatgtcagcttctatgtgttcctgttctctggttttaattccatcagtggcctcttgcatcttatccattctgcttataaatccttccagagtttgtttcatttctgtaatctactttctggcatctgtgatctccctccggactttatcccatttctcttgcgtatttctctgcatctctgtcagcatgtttatgaaatttatttttaattctttgtcaggaagactggttaggtctgtctccttctatGGTgtgtctgtgatcttggtttgcctgtaattttgtcttttaatggtgataggaatagtttgcagagctgggatgagtgacagctggaagaacttcccttcttgttggtttgtggccctcctctcctgggagaactgcCGTCTctggtggcttgtgctgggtaactgcgcgtagacagggcttctgattcctgcccagctgccatggagtttatctccgctgtggctgtgggcgtggcctggctccgactgccccttcgcgaggcgctgggttctcgcaggtgtggaagtggtctggatgttgtcctatgtcctctggtctttattctaggaagagttgtctttgttatattttcatagatatacgtggttttgggaggcgatttccactgctctactaatcccgccatcttggctccgcctcctcagTGTTTTTTTAACAAACTAAGGATAAAGGTTGGGGAGTATAAAAGAGAAACTCAtctgaaagtaaaagaaataatagaagatCTCTAAAATATCATCTAATCATTTAGAAATGTTTCCATCTCTCCAAAGCTTTATAGAGGCATAGCTATTATTGTTTTAATGTGAAAAGGATCTCTGAAAGATCActtttcagttttgtttccccatgcttaataaaaaatatttgtagtgAGAGCTGAAGATACGATTACTGTCAAGATtaaataatggatttttttttgttactctGTATAATAGTGAAAATTGTAGACattgtttcttaaaatttcttgattaacttttttaaatgacctTTTAAACTATATTATCAGTAATTTTAAGACTATATCAAATCTTCTATtaaagcagtaagaaaaaaatatctttctctCATTTAATAGGTCTAACAGCCACCTTTACGAGGACAAATTGGTGATGTGTTCAAACACTTTATTCTGAAACTGCAGATAAAATCTTTTCAGTTTCTTATGCCTTCACTCTGGGTTTTAGCTTCTTGAACAATAATCATAGGCAAGACTGAACTAAGCATCTTAGACACACTTGAGATTAAAACATAGTTTTTAGTgattaagttgaaaatatttcaatatatagtTTAAAAAGTTAGCTTCCAAGaatttaatatgtatattttgttatgttGGGCATTTTATTTCAGAAGCCGCCTAAAGAAAGACTATGATGATTTCAGAAGACAGCCTGATCAGGATAAATTTACTAGAGAACTATGGCCTCCTGAAGAAGGTGAAGGAGATCCTGAAAAAGAATCACCGAAAGTTGAAATCAGTAAGCCCATAGACTTGACAGATATCCTGGAGAAAGATCACTTTGATTCAGGTAGGCATGAAAACTTTCCTTAAATCAACATTAAAATCACAAAAAGAAGTTCTAGTATCTTTTATGAAGCTAAGGATAATCTGCTTAATGAAGTGTTTGATTGGTGAAATCTGGTATGTTTTGAAGGTGTAGTATGTCCTTATAAAAGTTTCTTGGGGTTACCGTTAAACATCTAGGATTTTTCTGGAGCCAGTGCCTGACTCCAAACTGTAGATGTATTCATTACAGACCATGCGTCCTTGATATGCAACCCCTTTGAAATAGGttcattctcttctttttattattacttttgttgAAGCACAATTTCTGatgtttgctttaaataaacttgGCAAGTCCCTAATACTATGGAGACTTTTTATGAGGAGTGATCAATTACTTAATTGATGGACTAATAAGATCAGAGTGGCCACATCATTCTGCTAAGTAGGCTGGATTAGATTATCtgtaattcatttaaatatatcatattatattaaCCTGTAAATCTAGTTAAATAACTTTCTTTGGTTATATAAGAGGTTAGTATGAAATGTATGGTTACAAAGGTATCAACTTTTTGCTCTCCATGTCTttagcaaaatgaaaaagagtaacTTCTCATCAGTCCTAGCCAATGTACAGTGATGTGGGGAGGACGAAatgacaggaaaggaagaaataagatgtcttttttttttttttgcagatgacacaGTTTGtagataataaaagagaaaaactattaaaaatttttaaaaagagtaacttCTCATTAACCCAGTTTGATCAGATATGAACATAAATTTTTTTACTGCAGGGATATGCCCCCAAAAAAAGCTGGACATTTTTTATCTGTTAGGGTCTCTAAAAATAGAGGGGCAAACATTTCTGTTTGATTTCAAGATTTCCCTATGTAGAAGAAGAGAACTAGACTAGATTCCTTTCCAAATCTAAATTCTGAGTCCTAACTGCTAGCTTGAGTATACCtttaaaagatgtaaaaattttctttttcacttatatTGATAGCAGAATTAGCacagtttaataaaaaataatattctcatGAATAATATTTTGTTCTTGGGAATGGTAATGATCTCAAGATTACCatgtcaggaaaaaagaaaagaaaaggaaaagggaaaaaaaaagatgaccatGTGAAAAGTCATCTTACCTTAATTTCTGTAAGTGATGCTAAGACTTTTGAATCACCCTGTAGTAGATTTCTTAATAAATTTCCAGCTTAGAGATTGACTTTCTTTTTATAATTCGTCTTAATGGTATGCAGTTGCTGTTTTATATAAACTAAATgccaatttttatcattttcagatgatatgaAATCAGAAATAGATTTTCCTATGGCCAGAAGCAAGTTGTTGAAAAAGGAATTGCCTTCTAAAGATGTACTGAAGACATTGCCTAAAACACATAAACGACAGTCCAAACAAACTAGTTATCTGGATGATAGCACAAAAGAGCTTTCACCAAGGAAGAAAGCAAAGTTAAGCACAAATGAGACAACAGTTGAGAATGTAGAAGGTGATATGCAGATTGACTGTGTGAATGAATCAAAGCATACAGAGACACTGTTCCCAGAGTCATTTGCCTCAGTGGATTCAACACCAGTGACTACTGTTCAGAAAGGGACCAAACCTATTCAGGCATTGCTTGCAAAGAATATTGGGAACAAAGTGACCTTAACAAATCAACTGCCCCCTTCCGCAGGTAGAAGTGTTCCTGCTGTGGAAAAGCCAGTTGCACCTCCTCCAGAAGCAAGCCCCATAAAGCCAGCATTGACCTGCCACACAAGTACAAAAGGTCCCTTACAAATGGTATACAGAATGCCCTGTGGCCAGTGGTTGCCCATAGATCTTCATAACAGTTCTGTAAAGATTCAGATGCAACCTATGCTGGATcctaaaacaggagaaaaaatcaTGCAGCAGGTTCTCATTCTGCCTAAGAATTTTGTGATTCAACACAAGGAAGGGAAAGCAGTTGCAAAAGAAATAccaccacttcaacaaaaaggTACAGAACAACATTGTTCATCTTTCTCACAAATAGCAAATGTAAACTCTTCTTTAGCATCAGTTCTTGTCAACTCAACAGGAACTGGTTCTACCCAACTACCTAATACTGTTTTCAACAAGATGGTCACACCTTTGTCAAATGTGAGTGATGCTAGATCACAGCCTTTGTCTCCTGTAACCTCCGTAAGTAATTTGTTAATACCACCTGTTAAGACTAGCCAGTGTGAGGCAGGAAAAGTCAAGCACGCAGTTTCAGCAGTAACATTCCCCCAGCCCATTGCTTCACCCACCATTTCCTCAACAGTTCAGCCTCTGTTATCAGCAACGACACTAAGTGGACCTACAAATCCTGATAGTTCTCTCAGCTGTTCTGCAAAACAAACTGCTGATCCTTCCGAAGCAAAGCAGGAACTGAAAACTGTTTGTATAAGAGATTCACAGTCAATTCTTGTTAGGACACGAGGTGGAAACACTGGAGTTGTAAAAGTACAGACCAACCCAGATCAAAATTCACCCAACAGTTTATCTTCAAGTTCAGTTTTTACTTTCACTCCTCAGCTTCAGGCATTTCTGGTGCCAAAATCAACAACTTCATCGCCCTCTGCTTTTTCACCAGTTGCTGGAACAACTACTACATCTAGTCTCCCATCTTTTGGCCAAACACCAACCTCTGTTTCCATTCCAGCTGGTTTTAATGCATCCATGGGGAAAAATCTCAAACTTACATTAGGCCAACCTTCCTGCAGTGGTAATTTGGGCCACATGATAGATAAAACATCACACATGCCCTCTTCCCCCTTGAAGTCCTCTGTTTCTTCTAGCGCTCTACCACCATCAAAAGCAAATGGTTCAGTAAGTGTAATTAGCTTATCAGCAGGAAATTTTGGACAAACCAATGCAAATGTTACTCATACCCCAGCTAAACAGCAACAAGAAGGTTATATCACAAAAAGTTACCCTATTACAAGATcagaaacaacaacaacagcagGTGGAGATATGCTCAGTGGGACTTCAGTCCAGAAACTTGTGCTGGTGTCAGCTgcatctgttctttctcctggCAGTGGAACTGCATTTAATGTGACACCTGCACCAACATCTACAGCTGTTTCTGCCCAGAAATTGGTTTTTATTAATACTCCAATTCTGAGTGGCACTTCAGCCCCAACTATTGTGGCAGAACCATTAAAACAAACTCTTCCTTCCCCCGTGAATAAAACATATGTTAAGACTCCAGAGCAGCCCCAGATAGTACTAATTCCATCTACAGTGGGAGCAccagtaaaaataaattcatcaCCAACTGTGTCTCAGATAAAAGATGTAAAGATTGGACTAAACATAGGTCAAGCAATTGTAAATACTTCAGGCAGTATGCCAGCTATACCATCAATTAACATACTGCAAAGTATAAccccaaaaggagaagaaaaaagtaccAAGGGCTATGTTTTGCCATTGCCAACAAATGGTAATTCAATTCCAGTAAGCTCAAATTTTGTGAGTCAAAATATTACTCCGGTTAATGAATCAGTGGTTTCTACAGCAAGAGCGGTAAACATGTTTTCAGTAACAGGGGCAGATGTATCTTTGGGTTCTCTTTCAGTGACCTCAGCCTCTGCTTCAGCTGGGACACAACCTCCTATTTTAGTCAGTGGAAATGATACCTCTTCAAGAATTATGCCTATTTTGTCAAACAGACTTTGCACATCAAGTCTCGGAAATACTGTGGCTATATCAACTGTGAAAACAGGACATCTTGCGTCATCTGTTCTGATTTCAACTACACAACCAACAGTGTCTCCTAAATGTTTAACATCAGCTTTGCAAATCCCTGTTACTGTTGCTTTGCCTACACCTGTGACTGTGTCCCCTAAAATAATCAACACAACTCCACAAGTGGCAGCAGTAACAGGAGCCACACGTTCTGTGTCTCTTTCTAAAAGACAATCTCGGACTTCTGTCCAGTTTCAGTCACCAGGGATTTCATCTACAGTGCCAACAAATATAAACACTAATAAACCTCAAACTGAATTGCCATCCCTTTCATCGAGTCCaggtaaaataattaatatttccaATTTTGCTTCTCTGCCCAACCAGCAAATGTCCCCTGCTTTAGTAAAATCAACTCACAGTCACAGTTCTGCTCTAGGGGGCTCTACCATTCACACTGCTATAGCACCATCAAATGTAACTAGTGTGGTAGGGAGTCAGTTCAGTGAACCTTGTATTCAGCAAAAAATAGTCATTAACACCAGTACACCTTTGGCACCTGGTACTCAGATTATGATTAATGGAACCCGGTTTATTGTTCCACCACAAGGTCTTGGAGCTGGCAGCCATGTTCTCCTTATATCTACTAATCCAAAATATGGACCTCCCTTAGTTCTTAACAGTGGCCAAGGCACTCAGCCTATACCAGTAGACAACCCTGCCCAGAAGATCACACTAGCATCAAGTAATTCTTTAAGTGAGCAGCCTGTGAAACATTCCCTAGGAAGCTCTACAAAAATTGTAAACTCTCTTGGGAATACAAGTTCTCTACCCACAGTACATACAACACCACAAATTGTAAACACAGCTAAGTTTTCTGTTCCACCTCCTGCACCAACAGTGTCACTGACTTCAGTGATTAAGTCTCCTCCAGCTACTCTCTTGGCTAAGACATCTTTAGTTCCAGCCATTTGCCCTAGTAATCTGCCACTGCCAGATAGCACTTCAGTATTTCATTTGGATACATCCGTCAAAAAATTGTTGGTTAGTCCAGAAGGAGCCATTTTGAATACCATAAATACGCCAGCATCTAAGGTTTCTTCActctcttcatctctgtctcAAATTGTATCTGCCAGTAGAAATCCTGCCTCTGTCTTCCCTGCTTTTCAGTCACCTGGCTTAGAGAAGC
It encodes the following:
- the BRD10 gene encoding uncharacterized bromodomain-containing protein 10 isoform X3, with translation MRVPETPGGMEPAGEEERPPLAAEEEDDAEEVALVSPASGPARGRSASSREEADDLEEGEEEAVVVGGGGCKEQELTYELQQGYRILVEFLQEKHRGLTAPFLQPLGGVATGEEAAAAAAAASEGPRSGGRGSRALLQQPGQGMCLLKMEEKFISGQYRGITEFVADFRLMLETCYRLHGVDHWISRQGQRLEMMLEQKLALLSRLREQERKEAEEASQKEIEEWERKLLAQAGPTCMETMWEIPAIGHFLCLAQQILNLPEIVFYELERCLLMPQCNAFLSKIMTSLLSPPHRRPTLHRRPTLPYRTWEAALRQKVQQWYTAVGQTENPDNCAEKLGLCPQFFRVLGEVNPLGEKPFHELPFCQKVWLLKGLCDFVYETQKEVQDAVLGQPIHECREVILGYDYLENAYVHFPQFCGADVRIYKQRPFQAPEFPVPPIKIKRVPRIKLEKLKCDYITTSNGEHRCSREGLSSAFKKEKEINFDPAYCPTKMNLDNHDIAVEMEMKSTCEIRIRKPCEIKKVDCCKENLQKPVSPGEVTGFGEPLSPGEIRFIENQEKYGEASRVKPEPSPLKENALKSCQIHVNGSHNDHPEINCHRVVRDILLEQSLQSHKKLKLTKMRAKKKKKKKKKLKDVLNENLQRKRESLHSLAFKSYKPEIQNKLLIIKKKAKHKKHKSGKKSISKKAITKKKKTVTKSPTVPEFQLICTNLDELRELITKIENELKDLENSRKKSGKWYLRRQAVKELHSTLIRLLNELLPWEPKLMKAFQRNRSRLKKDYDDFRRQPDQDKFTRELWPPEEGEGDPEKESPKVEISKPIDLTDILEKDHFDSDDMKSEIDFPMARSKLLKKELPSKDVLKTLPKTHKRQSKQTSYLDDSTKELSPRKKAKLSTNETTVENVEGDMQIDCVNESKHTETLFPESFASVDSTPVTTVQKGTKPIQALLAKNIGNKVTLTNQLPPSAGRSVPAVEKPVAPPPEASPIKPALTCHTSTKGPLQMVYRMPCGQWLPIDLHNSSVKIQMQPMLDPKTGEKIMQQVLILPKNFVIQHKEGKAVAKEIPPLQQKGTEQHCSSFSQIANVNSSLASVLVNSTGTGSTQLPNTVFNKMVTPLSNVSDARSQPLSPVTSVSNLLIPPVKTSQCEAGKVKHAVSAVTFPQPIASPTISSTVQPLLSATTLSGPTNPDSSLSCSAKQTADPSEAKQELKTVCIRDSQSILVRTRGGNTGVVKVQTNPDQNSPNSLSSSSVFTFTPQLQAFLVPKSTTSSPSAFSPVAGTTTTSSLPSFGQTPTSVSIPAGFNASMGKNLKLTLGQPSCSGNLGHMIDKTSHMPSSPLKSSVSSSALPPSKANGSVSVISLSAGNFGQTNANVTHTPAKQQQEGYITKSYPITRSETTTTAGGDMLSGTSVQKLVLVSAASVLSPGSGTAFNVTPAPTSTAVSAQKLVFINTPILSGTSAPTIVAEPLKQTLPSPVNKTYVKTPEQPQIVLIPSTVGAPVKINSSPTVSQIKDVKIGLNIGQAIVNTSGSMPAIPSINILQSITPKGEEKSTKGYVLPLPTNGNSIPVSSNFVSQNITPVNESVVSTARAVNMFSVTGADVSLGSLSVTSASASAGTQPPILVSGNDTSSRIMPILSNRLCTSSLGNTVAISTVKTGHLASSVLISTTQPTVSPKCLTSALQIPVTVALPTPVTVSPKIINTTPQVAAVTGATRSVSLSKRQSRTSVQFQSPGISSTVPTNINTNKPQTELPSLSSSPGKIINISNFASLPNQQMSPALVKSTHSHSSALGGSTIHTAIAPSNVTSVVGSQFSEPCIQQKIVINTSTPLAPGTQIMINGTRFIVPPQGLGAGSHVLLISTNPKYGPPLVLNSGQGTQPIPVDNPAQKITLASSNSLSEQPVKHSLGSSTKIVNSLGNTSSLPTVHTTPQIVNTAKFSVPPPAPTVSLTSVIKSPPATLLAKTSLVPAICPSNLPLPDSTSVFHLDTSVKKLLVSPEGAILNTINTPASKVSSLSSSLSQIVSASRNPASVFPAFQSPGLEKPDTAAS
- the BRD10 gene encoding uncharacterized bromodomain-containing protein 10 isoform X1, with protein sequence MRVPETPGGMEPAGEEERPPLAAEEEDDAEEVALVSPASGPARGRSASSREEADDLEEGEEEAVVVGGGGCKEQELTYELQQGYRILVEFLQEKHRGLTAPFLQPLGGVATGEEAAAAAAAASEGPRSGGRGSRALLQQPGQGMCLLKMEEKFISGQYRGITEFVADFRLMLETCYRLHGVDHWISRQGQRLEMMLEQKLALLSRHLREKTTIAVTSRGYYGLEDEKGTACTSTRRRSTPRSLAGLTSGVFESIMVQVLRQEEQLRAKEEKRLREQERKEAEEASQKEIEEWERKLLAQAGPTCMETMWEIPAIGHFLCLAQQILNLPEIVFYELERCLLMPQCNAFLSKIMTSLLSPPHRRPTLHRRPTLPYRTWEAALRQKVQQWYTAVGQTENPDNCAEKLGLCPQFFRVLGEVNPLGEKPFHELPFCQKVWLLKGLCDFVYETQKEVQDAVLGQPIHECREVILGYDYLENAYVHFPQFCGADVRIYKQRPFQAPEFPVPPIKIKRVPRIKLEKLKCDYITTSNGEHRCSREGLSSAFKKEKEINFDPAYCPTKMNLDNHDIAVEMEMKSTCEIRIRKPCEIKKVDCCKENLQKPVSPGEVTGFGEPLSPGEIRFIENQEKYGEASRVKPEPSPLKENALKSCQIHVNGSHNDHPEINCHRVVRDILLEQSLQSHKKLKLTKMRAKKKKKKKKKLKDVLNENLQRKRESLHSLAFKSYKPEIQNKLLIIKKKAKHKKHKSGKKSISKKAITKKKKTVTKSPTVPEFQLICTNLDELRELITKIENELKDLENSRKKSGKWYLRRQAVKELHSTLIRLLNELLPWEPKLMKAFQRNRSRLKKDYDDFRRQPDQDKFTRELWPPEEGEGDPEKESPKVEISKPIDLTDILEKDHFDSDDMKSEIDFPMARSKLLKKELPSKDVLKTLPKTHKRQSKQTSYLDDSTKELSPRKKAKLSTNETTVENVEGDMQIDCVNESKHTETLFPESFASVDSTPVTTVQKGTKPIQALLAKNIGNKVTLTNQLPPSAGRSVPAVEKPVAPPPEASPIKPALTCHTSTKGPLQMVYRMPCGQWLPIDLHNSSVKIQMQPMLDPKTGEKIMQQVLILPKNFVIQHKEGKAVAKEIPPLQQKGTEQHCSSFSQIANVNSSLASVLVNSTGTGSTQLPNTVFNKMVTPLSNVSDARSQPLSPVTSVSNLLIPPVKTSQCEAGKVKHAVSAVTFPQPIASPTISSTVQPLLSATTLSGPTNPDSSLSCSAKQTADPSEAKQELKTVCIRDSQSILVRTRGGNTGVVKVQTNPDQNSPNSLSSSSVFTFTPQLQAFLVPKSTTSSPSAFSPVAGTTTTSSLPSFGQTPTSVSIPAGFNASMGKNLKLTLGQPSCSGNLGHMIDKTSHMPSSPLKSSVSSSALPPSKANGSVSVISLSAGNFGQTNANVTHTPAKQQQEGYITKSYPITRSETTTTAGGDMLSGTSVQKLVLVSAASVLSPGSGTAFNVTPAPTSTAVSAQKLVFINTPILSGTSAPTIVAEPLKQTLPSPVNKTYVKTPEQPQIVLIPSTVGAPVKINSSPTVSQIKDVKIGLNIGQAIVNTSGSMPAIPSINILQSITPKGEEKSTKGYVLPLPTNGNSIPVSSNFVSQNITPVNESVVSTARAVNMFSVTGADVSLGSLSVTSASASAGTQPPILVSGNDTSSRIMPILSNRLCTSSLGNTVAISTVKTGHLASSVLISTTQPTVSPKCLTSALQIPVTVALPTPVTVSPKIINTTPQVAAVTGATRSVSLSKRQSRTSVQFQSPGISSTVPTNINTNKPQTELPSLSSSPGKIINISNFASLPNQQMSPALVKSTHSHSSALGGSTIHTAIAPSNVTSVVGSQFSEPCIQQKIVINTSTPLAPGTQIMINGTRFIVPPQGLGAGSHVLLISTNPKYGPPLVLNSGQGTQPIPVDNPAQKITLASSNSLSEQPVKHSLGSSTKIVNSLGNTSSLPTVHTTPQIVNTAKFSVPPPAPTVSLTSVIKSPPATLLAKTSLVPAICPSNLPLPDSTSVFHLDTSVKKLLVSPEGAILNTINTPASKVSSLSSSLSQIVSASRNPASVFPAFQSPGLEKPDTAAS